In the Candidatus Omnitrophota bacterium genome, ATGATGAGAACGGCGCAGAAGACGATGCAATATACGGAGAACCTCCTGAAGGTAAGGCCGGCGCCTTTTTCCTTTCCGGCCCTATAGATGGCGATAGCGGCAAAAGAGAGGGCGATATATACCGGCAGTAGTATCCACCCCTGCCAGAATATTGAAAATACGGCCGATACACACGCGAGGAGGACGCTCCAGCGGTAAGCGGGCCTGTCGTCGTTCTCCACGGTTTTAAGGAGGAGAAATATCGTGGCAAGAAAGAACAGGGTGTTGTACGCATCGGTGTCATACCAGCCGAAAGCGCTTCTTTGAATAAATACGGGGGAGAGCGAAAAGAGTAATCCTCCCGCAAGGATCGCCGTTCTCGACAGCCCGAGCGTTTTGCGAAACGATATAAACATAATCAGGCATAGCGCGTAGATGACCAGCGGTACGGCAGATATGACGAGGACCAGGGGGACGCCAGAGTAGAATAATTTTGCCGCCCTGTAGGCGAAAACTCCTATATACGGCAGGATCTCGATATTTCTCCAATGCCCTGTCGGTGCCATGATAAACGTATCGTAGTACCATCCGCCCGTTTGGGTATCAGAAAGGCGCCCATTTTTTAGCAGTCTCTTAGTAAGGTGGTAATAGTGGTACGGGTCGGCTTCGAGCAGATAAAGATCGGGCCTTTGAGTCAGGGATCCGCGCGTGATCGCGGAAACGATCTTTTCTATGCGGCCGGATTCGTTCTTTATGATATCCTTGAATTGCCTGTCGAGAAGCGCGTTCTTTTCAGCGGGCGGCATGGCGGGATATGAAACGGCGATCTGTTTTGCCACGTCTTTTTTTATGTTTAAGTATACGGCAAGGCGCGCTACCGCATGATCCTGGTTCTCAGGGTTTTTGATGACGGGGTAGAGCCGGAAGTATATTCCGAGGATGATCAGACAGGATACGATAACGGCGTATACTATGATATTTTTTGCGTTTCGCGTCATTTGGGCAGCCCGCGCCCTTTCGGCCGGTTATTGTTAAAAATACCCTTCCGGACAAATTTATCGGCTACATAGCCGATTATGTCATTCACGTCGGGAGGGATCATCTCATCAGGCTGGACGCCGGTGGTATCGAGCTCCGCGCCGTTGAACAGATACGTATTGCCGGTGATCATGGCAAGCATCGAGCCGTCATCGAATATAAACGAGCTTTTAAGGAACGCCATGCCGGCGCTCGGCTCTTTGCCCATGACAAGGCCGCGGCCATATTCCTTGAATACGGCCGCCATGATCTCCGCGGCGCTGCCGCTCCCTTTATTAATGAGGATCACGACGGGCCCGTCATAATGTATATCGGATGACGGCGATACCAGCCCGAAATCCTGCACGTTCTTCTTTCTGTAGTAGAACAGTTTTTGTTTTGGCGGAAGGAATATCCCGGATAGCTCATATACGGCAAGAGGCGGACCGCCGGGATTATCCGTCAGATCCAGTATCAGAAGCTTCGTCTTTTTACCTGCGATATCCTTGATATACCCCTTAAGGTCTTCGCCGGTCATCCTGTTAAAAGCGGAGATCTTGAGGCAATATATCCCCGATGTGCCCGTAGGTATAGCCGTTATCGTCTCGTTGAAGTACTCTTCGCATAATATTTCATATGTCGAAATCTTTTTTGTCCCGGCAGGGGCGATATCCAGCGTCACGACGGTATTCAGCGGAGGGTAGATAAGCTCTTTTATGCGCGTCTCATCCAGCTTACCTATATCCACACCGTCTATCTTCAGGATAATGCCATTATCCCTGATCCCCTTTGCATACGCATCGGAGCGGATCTGGACATGCTCTATGAAGTATCCGTCTTTTGTAAGGCGCCCTTCGACGCCTATGCCATATTCGTATCCGTAGATCTTCTTTGAATATTCGCGCGCTTCTTTAGGTGGAATAAAATTGGTAAACTTGTCTTTAGGGTCTTTAAGCCTGTTTACCAGGAGCCCCGCCCCTCTATGCGCTATTATATCGATCTTATGATCCGTCTCCGTAAGTTTGGCGAGAATAGAGGCCTTATATTTTTGCACGTATTCCTCATAAGCCGCTTTCGAGACGGGTTTATAATAAAATGTCTCCATCTTTTCATATACCGACGCAAGGAGATCCAGGTATGGTTTGTAATGATCCGGCACAGCAGGCGCGTTTTTACCTGCGGCCTCCGCGGGCAGCACAGCCGCGTTACACAGTATTAACGTTGCGAGAACGGGGAGGGCGATGATCGTGCGGATGAATTTCATCTAGAAATAGAAACGGTTGTAAGATAGTTTAACGAGAGGGCCGTTACCGAACACGACACGATAAGCGCTCGTTACCATGCGATTTTTATGGAGCCATTGGCAGCAATTGACCGTTTTACACGGACCGCCTATCTTGGCGAAGGCCCGCCCTTCCAGCAACCTGATGATATCCCTTCTTTTTTCTCCGCAGTATATATCATGCAGGGTATTTTTATTCAGGTTGCCAAGAATAAGCTCATTGTCCGAATCGAGACAGCATGCATACCATGTTCCGTCGGGGGCGATGAACGCCTCATGTTTGATCCGGATAAGATTGGTGCAGGAATATTTCCTGTAATCGATCTTTCCGGTATCGATCTTATCCCGCTCCGCCCATGCGATGACCGAGTAACACCGGTAAATCCTATCGATCCGGCTATCGAGCATGGTCTCCCACCGCTCTTTTACTTTCCCGAAATCATCTTCAATGTTCATCAGAGCCGGGTTATTGAGCTTCGCCGGCAAGAACCCCAGATTCTTATGTACGGTGTGGGCGTAATTATTAAGGGTAAGCACGGATATGTGCAACGGGATCCCGGCGCCGGCTTCTTTCCTCAATGCCAGGAGCGAGCGGATATTATCGCTCACGGCGCCGTAATCTATGCACTTTACGGCAAAATAATTCTCGGCGTCGGAACCGTCTATATTTGTCCGTATGAGATCGGCAAGCCGTTCTTTCAGGATGGCCTCCGACTTATCCTTTGTCATGTGCTGGAAATTGGTATACAGCATGATCTTTATGTCGGGCAGGGTTGAGCGTATATACCGCATTATCGGAATAGTGTCTTTGTTAAGGAGCGCATCGCCATTTTCGCCGATAATGATCTTATTGATGCGATGACGTGCTTTGAAGTCACCGGAAGAGACCTCATCGATGATCTTTTTTGCAAGAGCATAAGGCATCAATTTCTTCTTGATGCTCTGGCCCCGATTGGAAGGGCAGAAGATGCAGTCAGCCTTGCAGGCGCAGGAGAGAGAAAGGTTTATCGATCTGAGCATATACTATATATAACATAAAATTATGCTAAGTAAAAGACAAAAAAGGTTATATAATATATCCATGATAGGAAGGCGAGTAACGATACTTTTGGCGGCCTTATTGCTAATACCATGCGCCGCCGCAACGGTGTTTTCTTCTGAAGAGGCTGCCTATAAATATGCCAGATCGGCGGTCGAGAAGGCGCGTATCGGTAATTTTAAAGAGGCGATAGACGATCTCAAAGCGGCCCGCCTCTATGACCCTTCCAACCGCATCATAACAAAGAATCTCGCGATAATCTATAACAATTATGGCATGGAATTGATGAAGAAGGGCGATATTTCTCAGGCGATCGAGAAATTCGAAAGCGCGCTTTCCTATGACCGGGACGACCCCATTACGCTCTATAACCTTGGTGTTGGTTATTACAAGATCCAGAACATGGCGCGCGCCAAACGGTTCCTGGAGAGAGCGCATGCGCTTAAGCCGGAAATGCAAGGGGTGGCGGAGCTTCTTGAAAAGGCCGGCAGGGAGACGGCC is a window encoding:
- a CDS encoding S41 family peptidase, with the protein product MKFIRTIIALPVLATLILCNAAVLPAEAAGKNAPAVPDHYKPYLDLLASVYEKMETFYYKPVSKAAYEEYVQKYKASILAKLTETDHKIDIIAHRGAGLLVNRLKDPKDKFTNFIPPKEAREYSKKIYGYEYGIGVEGRLTKDGYFIEHVQIRSDAYAKGIRDNGIILKIDGVDIGKLDETRIKELIYPPLNTVVTLDIAPAGTKKISTYEILCEEYFNETITAIPTGTSGIYCLKISAFNRMTGEDLKGYIKDIAGKKTKLLILDLTDNPGGPPLAVYELSGIFLPPKQKLFYYRKKNVQDFGLVSPSSDIHYDGPVVILINKGSGSAAEIMAAVFKEYGRGLVMGKEPSAGMAFLKSSFIFDDGSMLAMITGNTYLFNGAELDTTGVQPDEMIPPDVNDIIGYVADKFVRKGIFNNNRPKGRGLPK
- a CDS encoding radical SAM/SPASM domain-containing protein, yielding MLRSINLSLSCACKADCIFCPSNRGQSIKKKLMPYALAKKIIDEVSSGDFKARHRINKIIIGENGDALLNKDTIPIMRYIRSTLPDIKIMLYTNFQHMTKDKSEAILKERLADLIRTNIDGSDAENYFAVKCIDYGAVSDNIRSLLALRKEAGAGIPLHISVLTLNNYAHTVHKNLGFLPAKLNNPALMNIEDDFGKVKERWETMLDSRIDRIYRCYSVIAWAERDKIDTGKIDYRKYSCTNLIRIKHEAFIAPDGTWYACCLDSDNELILGNLNKNTLHDIYCGEKRRDIIRLLEGRAFAKIGGPCKTVNCCQWLHKNRMVTSAYRVVFGNGPLVKLSYNRFYF